The Equus asinus isolate D_3611 breed Donkey chromosome 15, EquAss-T2T_v2, whole genome shotgun sequence genome includes a window with the following:
- the FAM217B gene encoding protein FAM217B: MMVSHVIFFNKGNRVNESHQKSSNMNAGPSWNKIQHSKNSSGKRRSKSQVPHVPSQLKGSLVGVSEPAEDQLKESISPKGKPERSPLSSRAQRASGNRLFLDFQSMKIIKEDADEDSASDLSDSERIPIPPSPLTPPDLNLRAEEIDPVYFDLHPGQGQAKPEYYYPDFLPPPFNSWDLRDMAVLLNTECRTGAVPRIGGLLGKYVDRLIQLEWLQIQTIQSEKAKGAKARPPTALGMSGVLKSPGRSKLIASALSKPHQEGAPQSGPSRRKDLRCEEVHPSYYTFETPPKPPEVLSSSRLCSQKQTFDMRTEEKKKKSHKSTKLQHWDWSCSDSSPKIDSSGNMRIPKQSVMILDSVDSYKASRTQAHANLKKKGKANNCGHATVSSEKKLKTNGVKQNTHKFK, translated from the exons ATGATGGTCagccatgtgatttttttcaacaaaggGAATAGGGTGAATGAATCTCATCAGAAAAGCAG CAATATGAATGCTGGTCCATCTTGGAATAAAATACAACATTCAAAGAATTCTTCAGGAAAAAGGCGTAGTAAATCCCAAGTCCCTCACGTTCCTTCCCAGCTGAAAGGCAGCCTCGTAGGTGTCTCCGAACCAGCTGAGGATCAACTTAAGGAAAGCATTTCCCCGAAAGGAAAACCAGAAAGGAGTCCGCTCAGTTCCAGGGCTCAGCGGGCCTCAGGGAACAGGCTGTTTCTTGACTTTCAGTCaatgaaaattattaaagaagATGCTGATGAGGACAGTGCAAGTGATCTCTCTGATTCAGAAAGAATTCccattcctccttctcccctcacaCCTCCAGATCTTAATCTTCGAGCTGAAGAAATCGATCCAGTTTACTTCGATCTCCACCCAGGTCAGGGCCAGGCAAAGCCTGAATACTATTATCCAgacttcctcccacccccttttAACTCCTGGGACCTGCGGGACATGGCTGTGCTTCTGAACACAGAGTGCAGAACCGGAGCTGTGCCGCGCATAGGAGGGCTTCTGGGCAAGTATGTTGATAGACTTATCCAGCTCGAGTGGCTGCAGATCCAGACTATacagagtgaaaaagcaaaggGGGCCAAAGCAAGGCCGCCCACAGCCCTTGGGATGTCAGGGGTTCTGAAAAGCCCCGGGAGAAGCAAGCTCATTGCTAGTGCTCTGTCAAAGCCTCACCAGGAAGGGGCTCCACAGTCAGGTCCTTCACGAAGGAAAGACTTGCGCTGTGAAGAAGTCCACCCGTCGTATTACACGTTTGAGACTCCCCCCAAACCTCCAGAGGTGCTGAGTAGTAGCAGATTGTGTTCTCAGAAGCAAACCTTTGACATGAggacagaggagaagaaaaagaaatcacataaGAGCACCAAGCTGCAGCATTGGGATTGGTCCTGCAGTGACAGCAGCCCTAAGATTGACAGCAGTGGTAACATGCGAATTCCCAAACAGTCAGTGATGATTCTGGACTCGGTGGACTCTTACAAGGCCTCCAGAACACAAGCACATGCAAATcttaagaaaaagggaaaagcaaaTAACTGTGGTCATGCCACTGTATCCAGTGagaaaaaactcaaaacaaatgGAGTGAAGCAAAACACACATAAATTCAAATAA
- the PPP1R3D gene encoding protein phosphatase 1 regulatory subunit 3D, producing the protein MFRGPGSAGLPRAPGPRKPAPRSLSCLSDLDGSAAPEPRPCRPPGSPGRAPPPLPAPSGCEPRLRPIILRRARSLPSSLERRQKATGAPGAACGPGCSRQHRVRFADALGLELTQVKVFNAGDDPSVPLHVLSRLAINSDLCCSSQDLEFNLQCLVPDFPPPIEAADFGERVGRQLVCLERVTCSDLGISGTVRVRNVAFEKQVAVRYTFSSWRSAHEAVARWRGPAGDEGTEDVFSFGFPVPPFLLALGSRVHFALRYRVAGAEYWDNNNGRDYSLTCRNHALHMPRGECEESWIHFI; encoded by the coding sequence ATGTTCAGAGGGCCGGGCTCAGCGGGCCTACCCCGCGCCCCGGGGCCCCGGAAGCCCGCCCCGCGGAGCCTCAGCTGCCTCTCGGACCTGGACGGCAGTGCAGCCCCGGAGCCGCGGCCGTGCAGGCCCCCTGGGAGCCCCGGCCGCGCACCCCCGCCGCTGCCGGCGCCGTCAGGCTGCGAGCCCCGCCTGCGGCCCATCATCCTGCGGCGGGCGCGCTCGCTGCCCAGCTCCCTCGAGCGCCGCCAGAAGGCCACGGGCGCACCGGGCGCTGCGTGCGGGCCGGGCTGCAGCCGGCAGCACCGAGTGCGCTTCGCCGACGCGCTGGGTCTGGAGTTGACGCAGGTCAAGGTGTTCAACGCGGGCGACGACCCGTCGGTGCCGCTGCACGTGCTGTCGCGGCTCGCCATCAACTCGGATCTGTGCTGCAGCAGCCAGGACTTGGAGTTCAACCTACAGTGCCTCGTGCCCGACTTCCCGCCGCCTATTGAGGCAGCCGACTTCGGCGAGCGCGTGGGGCGGCAGCTTGTGTGCCTGGAGCGCGTCACCTGCTCGGACCTGGGCATCAGTGGTACGGTGCGCGTGCGCAACGTGGCCTTCGAGAAGCAGGTGGCGGTGCGCTACACCTTCTCCAGCTGGCGCAGCGCGCACGAGGCGGTGGCGCGGTGGCGCGGGCCGGCGGGCGACGAGGGCACCGAGGACGTCTTCTCTTTTGGCTTCCCAGTGCCGCCCTTCCTGCTGGCTCTCGGCTCCCGCGTGCACTTCGCGCTGCGCTACCGAGTGGCCGGCGCCGAGTACTGGGACAACAACAACGGCCGCGACTACAGCCTCACGTGTCGCAACCACGCGCTGCACATGCCGCGCGGGGAGTGCGAAGAGAGCTGGATCCACTTCATCTGA